A section of the Alkalihalobacillus sp. LMS39 genome encodes:
- a CDS encoding carbohydrate binding domain-containing protein, translating into MNVVKNRVSMCLFFVFVLVVSSIMPYVQPSNLSFVQAAEQSDNFTWDNATVYFAMTDRFNDGNPSNNNSYGRPQKDAWGQNIGTFHGGDLQGLTDKLNEGYFTDLGINAIWITAPYEQIHGWVGGGSDGDFAHYAFHGYYALDYTTVDQNMGTVEEMREFVDTAHENGIRVVLDVVMNHPGYNTLKDMEQYGFGTQQLNSSWTPGQGQTWHSHHEQIDYNNSNAWRNWWGNWIRADIGGYERCGNSEITMCLAGLPDFRTELTHSVGLPPLLQTKWQQESNGFDNWIVPAASDLRQDLGIAPADYIVKWLSAWVEEFGIDGFRVDTAKHVEMDRWDQLKQAANEALWTWRENNPDKPGANWDDDFWMVAEVWGHGVGRSSYFDNGFDSVINFTFQGEHGNGPAYNLATMESTFSRYARDINSDPTFNVLSYISQHDTMLYPRNRLLDGGTYLMLLPGAVQVFYGDETARPFGPTGSDSHQGTRSSMNWDSINEQVLEHWQKMGQFRNNHVSIGAGSHQQIGSSPYTFSRVHDDDRVVVSIGANGSTTIDVSSVFNNGVELRDFYTGQTATVSNGHVTFEAHANGVVLIEEVKSELPILSANPGGGEFDTEEIDVELTVSGAEQGYYTIDGSEASGEGIAFTDGDVISIGANLAVNESLTLKLFAENELGIATEEYTFTKTPAYVSVSATPPGGTFTTESVEITLKSKNTTDAYYSIDGSNPKDDGIPYENGETIVIGEESIHGDEITLRLWGQNEYGDTEEQYTYTKIEGLTIHFKKPSSWGQPQLYYYGTNPTVTEPTWANAPNMEHSGGDWYQYTISGVEEAFVIFKDNQGNQTPGRSQPGYFRDKEGWYDGSWHNQNPEEPTKPNTPQNIDVHQVTDTSAVISWDVVAGVVEGYRLYDEENNIVQETTNESITLEDLTSETDYSFTVTAFNLIGESDRSEKITFTTKGTNIEENEVTIYYNGFESPYIHYKPVGGSWTTAPGEAMSPSDKPGFSKITINVGDAEGIVAAFNNGHGQWDNNQGRDYTFGLGTFTVMNGKISEGEPTKQFTQIYYHTGWSNPHIHYAINGGQWTQSPGVRMQRSSEHSGYSVVTIDLGSQNGLTAVFNNGSGQWDNNQGRNYQFGTGVYTLSSGRIVEGTPK; encoded by the coding sequence ATGAACGTTGTAAAAAATCGTGTGTCGATGTGTTTGTTTTTTGTATTTGTTTTAGTTGTATCATCAATCATGCCATATGTACAACCAAGTAATCTTTCTTTTGTACAAGCAGCAGAACAATCAGACAATTTTACTTGGGATAATGCTACAGTCTATTTTGCGATGACGGATCGTTTTAACGATGGTAATCCATCAAATAACAATTCGTATGGCAGGCCACAAAAAGATGCATGGGGTCAAAATATAGGTACATTCCATGGTGGTGACCTTCAAGGGTTAACGGACAAATTAAATGAAGGATACTTTACTGATTTAGGGATTAATGCGATTTGGATTACCGCACCATATGAGCAAATACACGGCTGGGTTGGCGGTGGGTCAGATGGTGATTTTGCCCATTATGCTTTTCATGGGTATTACGCCCTAGATTACACGACAGTTGACCAAAATATGGGAACTGTAGAAGAAATGCGAGAATTTGTTGATACCGCACATGAAAATGGAATCCGAGTTGTCCTTGATGTTGTAATGAACCATCCTGGTTATAATACATTAAAAGATATGGAGCAATACGGATTTGGTACCCAACAATTAAATTCATCTTGGACACCTGGACAAGGACAAACTTGGCATAGCCACCATGAACAAATTGATTATAATAATTCGAACGCATGGAGAAATTGGTGGGGAAATTGGATTAGAGCCGATATTGGTGGGTACGAGCGCTGTGGTAACAGCGAAATTACAATGTGTTTAGCTGGTTTACCTGACTTTCGGACCGAGTTAACTCATAGCGTCGGATTACCTCCATTATTGCAAACAAAATGGCAGCAAGAATCAAACGGATTTGACAATTGGATTGTACCTGCTGCTAGCGATTTACGACAAGACTTAGGAATTGCTCCGGCAGATTATATTGTAAAATGGCTATCCGCTTGGGTTGAAGAATTTGGTATTGATGGATTTCGTGTCGATACGGCAAAGCATGTTGAAATGGATCGTTGGGACCAATTGAAACAAGCAGCAAATGAAGCGCTTTGGACATGGAGAGAAAATAATCCAGATAAACCTGGTGCAAATTGGGATGATGACTTTTGGATGGTTGCCGAAGTATGGGGCCATGGTGTAGGAAGAAGTTCATATTTTGATAATGGCTTTGATTCTGTCATCAACTTTACATTCCAAGGAGAACATGGCAATGGTCCAGCTTATAATTTAGCAACAATGGAGTCGACTTTTTCTCGTTATGCGCGTGACATTAATTCTGACCCTACATTTAATGTGTTAAGTTATATCTCACAGCATGATACGATGTTGTATCCGAGAAATCGTCTTCTTGATGGTGGAACATATTTAATGTTATTGCCAGGGGCCGTTCAAGTGTTTTATGGAGATGAAACAGCTCGTCCGTTTGGTCCAACAGGCTCTGATTCTCACCAAGGTACCCGTTCTTCAATGAATTGGGATTCGATTAATGAACAAGTTCTTGAACATTGGCAAAAAATGGGGCAATTTCGTAATAATCATGTTTCGATAGGAGCAGGAAGTCACCAACAAATCGGAAGCAGTCCATATACATTTAGTCGTGTGCATGATGATGATCGAGTTGTTGTTTCTATAGGTGCAAATGGTTCTACTACAATTGATGTCTCTTCTGTATTTAATAACGGAGTTGAATTGCGGGATTTCTATACAGGGCAAACAGCAACAGTATCGAATGGACATGTTACATTTGAAGCTCACGCTAACGGTGTTGTTCTAATAGAAGAAGTTAAATCTGAACTGCCGATTCTCTCTGCAAATCCAGGTGGTGGAGAATTTGATACAGAGGAAATTGATGTGGAATTAACGGTTTCTGGAGCGGAACAAGGTTATTATACGATCGATGGTTCTGAGGCAAGCGGAGAAGGGATTGCCTTTACTGACGGAGATGTGATTTCCATTGGTGCAAATTTAGCTGTTAATGAATCACTCACATTGAAATTATTTGCTGAAAATGAACTGGGAATTGCAACAGAAGAATATACATTTACAAAAACACCAGCATATGTAAGCGTTTCAGCAACGCCTCCTGGTGGAACATTTACAACAGAGTCTGTTGAAATCACATTAAAGTCAAAAAATACAACGGATGCTTATTATAGTATTGATGGGAGTAATCCAAAGGATGACGGTATTCCTTATGAGAATGGGGAAACCATTGTTATTGGTGAGGAATCCATTCATGGCGATGAGATAACATTAAGGCTTTGGGGTCAAAATGAATACGGTGATACAGAAGAACAGTATACGTATACAAAAATTGAAGGGTTAACGATTCACTTCAAAAAACCATCTTCTTGGGGACAACCTCAATTATATTACTATGGTACAAATCCAACTGTAACTGAACCGACATGGGCTAACGCTCCGAACATGGAACATTCCGGTGGCGACTGGTATCAATATACCATTAGTGGTGTTGAAGAAGCCTTTGTTATTTTTAAAGATAATCAAGGGAATCAAACTCCAGGCCGAAGTCAACCAGGGTATTTCCGTGATAAAGAAGGGTGGTATGACGGCTCTTGGCATAATCAAAATCCAGAAGAGCCAACAAAACCAAACACACCGCAAAATATAGATGTTCATCAAGTCACTGACACATCAGCGGTTATTTCTTGGGATGTAGTCGCTGGTGTTGTGGAAGGTTACCGACTGTATGATGAAGAAAACAATATTGTACAAGAAACAACAAACGAATCAATTACACTAGAAGATCTCACTTCAGAAACAGACTATTCTTTTACAGTAACGGCTTTTAATTTGATTGGAGAATCAGATCGAAGTGAAAAAATTACGTTCACTACAAAAGGAACAAACATAGAAGAAAACGAAGTGACTATCTATTATAATGGGTTTGAGTCTCCTTATATTCATTATAAACCAGTGGGTGGCTCGTGGACGACAGCTCCTGGGGAAGCCATGTCTCCTTCAGATAAGCCTGGTTTTTCTAAAATTACGATTAATGTAGGTGATGCTGAAGGAATTGTCGCTGCCTTTAATAATGGTCATGGTCAATGGGATAATAATCAAGGACGGGATTATACGTTTGGTTTAGGAACGTTTACCGTAATGAACGGTAAAATTAGTGAAGGTGAACCTACGAAACAGTTCACTCAAATTTATTACCATACAGGATGGTCCAATCCACATATTCATTATGCTATCAATGGTGGTCAATGGACACAGTCTCCTGGCGTCAGAATGCAACGTTCTTCTGAACACTCTGGCTATTCTGTTGTAACGATTGATTTAGGTTCACAAAATGGTCTCACGGCTGTTTTTAATAACGGAAGTGGTCAATGGGATAATAACCAAGGTCGAAACTATCAATTTGGGACTGGTGTTTACACCCTATCATCAGGACGAATCGTAGAAGGAACACCGAAATAA
- a CDS encoding MarR family transcriptional regulator: protein MLSLQEYISIKLHKVDLKLTGYIKSKLEPFNIAPEQNLIMMLLWEQDGLTQSQIAAKLNKDKTNIARMASNLEQKGFIKRQSCPHDKRSIKLFVTGKGEELGGKVVPVAEQFNELVSGGLTKQELEQLDRILTKISNNLD, encoded by the coding sequence ATGCTGTCTTTGCAGGAATATATTAGTATAAAATTACATAAGGTCGATTTAAAGTTAACCGGTTACATTAAATCTAAGCTGGAACCGTTTAATATCGCACCAGAACAAAACTTAATTATGATGTTGCTATGGGAGCAAGACGGTCTTACACAGTCTCAAATCGCAGCAAAACTAAATAAAGATAAAACAAATATTGCAAGAATGGCTTCTAATCTTGAACAAAAAGGTTTTATTAAAAGACAATCCTGTCCTCATGATAAGCGTTCTATCAAGCTTTTTGTAACCGGAAAAGGGGAAGAGTTAGGTGGAAAAGTAGTCCCAGTCGCTGAACAATTCAACGAACTAGTGAGTGGTGGATTAACAAAGCAAGAATTAGAACAATTAGATCGGATACTTACAAAAATAAGTAATAATTTAGATTAG
- a CDS encoding FAD-dependent oxidoreductase codes for MYDIAIIGAGPAGASAAIFAAKAGKKTVLFDHGKSMTSRAWVENHYGVTEISGPDLLETGKNQATRLGAELVTDAVVSVKKTDNGFVVKAENQQFEAKHVVFASGVLSDIAESAGVKLVPGTEPRIKTIIEVDNNGKTNVEGIWAAGTVAGVSVHTIVTAGHGAAVAINIISELNGERYVDHDILKA; via the coding sequence ATGTATGATATTGCAATCATTGGTGCTGGTCCAGCTGGTGCAAGTGCCGCTATTTTTGCTGCCAAAGCAGGTAAAAAAACAGTTCTTTTTGATCATGGAAAAAGTATGACAAGTCGTGCTTGGGTTGAGAATCACTATGGCGTTACTGAAATTAGTGGTCCTGACTTACTAGAAACAGGGAAAAATCAAGCCACTCGTCTTGGTGCGGAATTAGTGACTGATGCAGTCGTTTCAGTAAAAAAAACAGATAACGGATTTGTTGTAAAAGCAGAAAATCAACAATTCGAAGCAAAACATGTAGTATTTGCTTCAGGTGTATTATCTGATATTGCTGAAAGCGCAGGAGTTAAATTAGTACCAGGTACCGAACCAAGAATTAAAACGATTATTGAGGTTGACAATAACGGAAAAACAAATGTTGAAGGAATTTGGGCAGCTGGAACAGTCGCTGGTGTTAGTGTTCATACGATTGTAACGGCAGGTCATGGTGCAGCTGTTGCTATTAATATCATCAGTGAATTAAATGGTGAGCGTTATGTTGATCATGACATATTAAAAGCATAA
- the parE gene encoding DNA topoisomerase IV subunit B, whose amino-acid sequence MLATKQTFDYNDDAIQVLEGLEAVRKRPGMYIGSTDSRGLHHLVYEIVDNAVDEALAGHGNNITVTIHNDNSISVSDQGRGMPTGMHSTGKPTPEVILTVLHAGGKFGQGGYATSGGLHGVGASVVNALSEWLVVEIKRDGKVYKQRFEKGGKPVTTLEITGNSRKTGTTLHFKPDPTIFSVTTYNFETLSERLREAAFLLKGLEIELIDKRKDKEQQESFCFETGIEAFVDYLNEDKETLHPVVSLSGEQNGIEMEFAFQWNDGYTENVLSFVNNVRTKDGGTHESGAKSAVTRAVNEYARKIKLLKDKDKNLDGSDIREGFTAIVSVRVPEEKLQFEGQTKGKLGTPEARSAVDAIVSEKLSFFFEENPDMSAMLIKKAVKAAQAREAARKAREEARSGKKNKRKDVLLSGKLTPAQSKNPSRNELYLVEGDSAGGSAKQGRDRKFQAVLPLRGKVINTEKAKIDDIMKNEEIRTIIHAIGAGVGADFTIEDINYDKVVIMTDADTDGAHIQVLLLTFFYRYMKPLIEAGKVYIALPPLYKISKGSGKKEIIEYAWDERGLQEAIDKVGKGYTLQRYKGLGEMNATQLWETTMDPETRTLIRVKIDDIARAERRVSTLMGDKVEPRRKWIESHVAFGLEEDSNILENENLIVTEEE is encoded by the coding sequence ATTTTGGCTACAAAACAAACATTCGACTACAATGATGATGCGATTCAAGTATTAGAGGGACTTGAGGCGGTTAGAAAGCGCCCGGGGATGTATATTGGTTCAACTGATAGTCGTGGTTTACATCACCTCGTCTATGAAATTGTCGATAATGCCGTTGATGAAGCATTAGCAGGTCACGGCAATAATATAACTGTCACTATACATAATGACAACAGCATTAGTGTATCTGACCAAGGTCGTGGTATGCCTACGGGAATGCATAGTACAGGAAAACCGACACCGGAAGTAATTTTAACTGTGTTACATGCTGGTGGGAAGTTCGGTCAAGGGGGATATGCGACAAGTGGAGGATTACATGGTGTAGGTGCTTCCGTTGTTAATGCATTGTCTGAATGGCTTGTCGTTGAAATCAAACGAGATGGAAAAGTATATAAGCAACGTTTTGAAAAAGGAGGAAAGCCTGTTACAACACTTGAGATAACCGGAAACAGTCGAAAAACAGGAACTACCCTTCATTTTAAACCAGACCCGACGATTTTTAGTGTGACAACTTATAATTTCGAAACATTATCAGAACGTCTTCGTGAAGCGGCGTTTTTATTAAAAGGATTAGAAATTGAGTTGATCGATAAACGCAAAGATAAAGAACAACAAGAATCTTTTTGTTTTGAAACGGGAATCGAAGCATTTGTTGATTATTTGAATGAAGATAAAGAAACACTTCATCCAGTAGTTTCTTTAAGCGGGGAACAAAATGGAATTGAGATGGAGTTTGCTTTCCAATGGAATGATGGTTATACGGAAAATGTACTTTCTTTTGTTAATAATGTCCGTACAAAAGATGGTGGTACTCATGAATCAGGTGCAAAATCTGCAGTTACACGTGCGGTGAATGAGTATGCGAGGAAAATTAAGCTTTTAAAAGATAAAGATAAAAATTTAGACGGATCAGACATTCGTGAAGGATTTACGGCGATTGTTTCGGTACGTGTACCAGAAGAAAAACTCCAGTTTGAAGGTCAAACAAAAGGGAAACTTGGGACACCAGAAGCAAGATCTGCTGTTGATGCGATTGTCTCTGAAAAGTTGAGCTTCTTTTTTGAAGAAAATCCAGACATGAGTGCGATGCTAATTAAAAAGGCAGTTAAAGCGGCACAAGCGAGAGAAGCGGCAAGAAAAGCTAGGGAAGAAGCGCGAAGTGGCAAGAAAAACAAACGAAAAGATGTGTTATTAAGTGGAAAACTAACACCTGCTCAATCGAAAAATCCGAGTCGAAATGAACTTTATTTAGTGGAGGGTGACTCAGCAGGTGGGTCAGCGAAGCAAGGTCGTGACCGAAAATTCCAAGCAGTTTTACCGCTTCGAGGAAAAGTCATCAATACCGAAAAAGCAAAAATTGATGATATTATGAAAAATGAAGAAATTCGTACGATTATTCATGCGATTGGTGCCGGGGTAGGCGCTGATTTTACCATTGAAGATATCAATTACGATAAAGTTGTAATCATGACAGATGCAGATACAGATGGAGCACATATTCAAGTATTGTTGCTAACCTTCTTTTATCGATATATGAAACCGTTAATTGAAGCGGGGAAAGTGTATATTGCCTTACCTCCTCTTTATAAAATTAGTAAAGGGTCAGGGAAAAAAGAAATTATAGAATATGCATGGGATGAGCGTGGCTTGCAAGAAGCGATTGATAAAGTTGGAAAAGGATATACATTGCAACGCTACAAAGGTCTTGGTGAAATGAATGCGACACAATTATGGGAAACGACAATGGACCCAGAAACTAGAACGCTTATCCGTGTGAAAATAGACGATATCGCAAGAGCAGAAAGACGAGTCTCTACTCTTATGGGAGATAAGGTTGAACCTCGACGTAAATGGATTGAATCACATGTAGCGTTTGGGTTGGAAGAAGACTCCAATATTCTTGAAAACGAAAATCTAATCGTAACGGAGGAGGAATAA
- the parC gene encoding DNA topoisomerase IV subunit A: protein MTQSERYLDLPLEEVIGDRFGRYSKYIIQDRALPDARDGLKPVQRRILYAMFSDGNVADKPFRKAAKTVGNVIGNYHPHGDSSVYEAMIRMSQDWKVRNVLIEMHGNNGSIDGDPPAAMRYTEARLSAISSELLRDIDKETVEFIPNFDDTQSEPVVLPAMFPNLLVNGSTGISAGYATDIPPHHLGEVIDAAILQMEKPDCTVSDIMKYVKGPDFPTGGIAQGIDGIRQAYETGKGKVVLRAKAEIEDIKGGRQQIIITEIPYEIVKANLVKKMDELRFDKKVDGIAEVRDDTDRTGLRIVVELKKEADANAILNYLYKNTDLQVTYSFNMVAILNRTPQLVGIKKLLEAYVGHRKEVVTKRTQYELRKAKEREHIVEGLIKAISILDEVIETIRASNDKRDAKNNLINKFDFTEAQAEAIVTLQLYRLTNTDITTLQEEADELKKKIQQLEAILQSEAILIKVIKKELLDIKKRFSDERRTVIEDEIEEIKINLEVLVPSEDVIVSVTKDGYVKRTSIRSFTASNGEDPGMKEEDYLLGQFDTNTTDTLLVFTKQGNYLHLPVHQLPDIRWKDNGQHVANLVSIDRDDEILSAMTVSEFSENEFLLFITKYGMVKRSQLSLYKAQRYTKPLVAVKVKEEDEVVNVIRTTGSSEIILATHTGYGLWFSEEEINVVGQRAAGVKGINLKAEDFVVNGHSFSLDDDVNLFVLTQRGAAKKMSITEFDKSTRAKRGLIMLRELKSNPHRIVGFELVHEKDTFVIDTKTQIEETVVPFEMKKSDRYSNGSFILDAAKDGEVTGLRRKIINKSE, encoded by the coding sequence ATGACACAGTCAGAACGTTACTTAGATCTTCCTTTAGAAGAAGTCATTGGTGATCGTTTTGGTCGCTATAGTAAATATATTATCCAAGACCGAGCCCTTCCGGATGCTCGGGATGGTTTAAAACCTGTACAACGGAGAATATTATATGCCATGTTTAGCGACGGCAATGTCGCGGACAAGCCATTCCGTAAAGCAGCAAAAACAGTCGGTAATGTTATCGGTAATTACCATCCTCATGGTGATTCTTCTGTTTATGAAGCAATGATTCGAATGAGTCAAGATTGGAAAGTTCGGAATGTATTAATTGAAATGCATGGGAACAATGGTTCGATTGATGGTGACCCACCAGCAGCGATGCGTTATACAGAAGCACGTTTATCAGCGATTTCTTCTGAATTACTTCGAGATATTGATAAAGAAACGGTTGAGTTTATACCGAATTTTGATGATACACAAAGTGAACCCGTTGTTCTCCCTGCGATGTTTCCGAATTTACTTGTCAATGGTTCAACAGGGATTTCCGCTGGTTATGCGACAGATATTCCGCCTCACCATTTAGGTGAAGTCATTGATGCGGCCATTTTACAAATGGAGAAGCCAGATTGTACTGTTTCAGATATTATGAAATATGTAAAAGGTCCAGACTTCCCAACCGGTGGAATTGCGCAAGGGATTGATGGCATCCGCCAAGCGTATGAAACAGGAAAAGGAAAAGTTGTGCTTCGTGCGAAAGCAGAAATTGAAGACATTAAAGGTGGAAGACAACAAATTATCATTACTGAAATTCCATATGAAATTGTTAAAGCAAATCTTGTGAAAAAGATGGATGAATTACGCTTTGATAAGAAGGTTGATGGAATTGCAGAAGTTCGTGATGATACGGATCGTACAGGGTTAAGAATTGTCGTGGAACTTAAAAAAGAAGCAGATGCAAATGCCATTTTAAATTATTTATATAAAAATACTGACCTTCAAGTCACGTACAGCTTTAATATGGTTGCGATTTTAAATCGGACTCCACAACTTGTCGGCATTAAAAAGTTGTTAGAGGCTTATGTAGGTCATCGTAAAGAAGTTGTGACGAAACGAACACAATATGAACTCCGTAAAGCAAAAGAACGTGAACATATTGTTGAGGGGTTAATTAAAGCGATTTCGATTTTAGATGAGGTGATTGAAACCATTCGCGCCTCAAATGATAAGCGGGATGCAAAAAACAACCTTATTAATAAATTTGATTTTACTGAAGCACAAGCTGAAGCGATTGTCACGTTACAGCTTTACCGCTTAACGAATACCGATATTACAACACTGCAAGAAGAAGCGGATGAATTAAAGAAGAAAATTCAACAGTTAGAAGCAATTTTACAAAGTGAAGCCATCTTAATTAAAGTGATTAAAAAAGAATTGCTTGATATTAAAAAGCGCTTTTCTGATGAGCGTAGAACAGTCATTGAAGATGAGATTGAAGAAATCAAAATTAATTTAGAAGTTCTTGTTCCATCTGAGGATGTTATAGTATCTGTCACAAAAGATGGTTATGTGAAAAGAACGAGTATTCGCTCATTTACCGCTTCAAATGGAGAAGACCCAGGAATGAAAGAAGAAGATTATCTTCTTGGGCAGTTTGATACAAATACAACTGACACATTATTAGTTTTTACGAAACAAGGAAACTACTTACATTTGCCTGTGCATCAACTACCTGATATACGGTGGAAAGACAATGGCCAACATGTAGCGAACTTAGTTAGTATTGACCGTGATGATGAAATTCTGTCCGCTATGACGGTTTCGGAGTTTAGTGAAAATGAATTTTTACTGTTTATCACAAAATATGGAATGGTTAAACGTTCACAGCTTTCTCTTTATAAAGCACAACGGTATACAAAACCATTAGTGGCTGTAAAAGTGAAAGAAGAAGATGAGGTTGTCAATGTCATTCGAACAACTGGTAGCAGTGAAATTATTTTAGCGACACACACCGGTTATGGATTGTGGTTTAGTGAAGAAGAAATTAATGTGGTCGGTCAGCGAGCAGCTGGTGTTAAAGGAATTAACTTAAAGGCTGAAGATTTTGTTGTTAATGGTCATTCCTTTAGTCTTGATGATGATGTTAATTTATTTGTTCTTACCCAACGTGGTGCGGCCAAGAAAATGTCAATAACAGAGTTTGATAAATCAACCAGAGCAAAACGTGGATTAATTATGTTGCGCGAATTAAAATCAAACCCACATCGTATCGTTGGATTTGAACTTGTTCATGAAAAAGATACATTTGTCATCGATACTAAAACACAAATTGAGGAAACTGTTGTCCCGTTTGAGATGAAGAAAAGTGACCGTTACAGTAACGGCTCATTTATTTTAGATGCTGCTAAAGATGGGGAAGTTACAGGGCTACGTCGGAAAATTATAAATAAAAGCGAATAA
- a CDS encoding CoA-binding protein: MMIENPSREEIKDILKKAKRIAVVGLSANPDRTSYMVSEAMQNAGYEIIPVNPSVEEVLGVKSVKSLQEIDGHVDIVNVFRRSEHLLEVAKDTVAIKADVYWAQLGLENEEAYAYLQEHGIKTIMDRCIKVEHAMTK, translated from the coding sequence ATGATGATTGAAAATCCATCTAGAGAAGAGATTAAAGACATTTTAAAAAAAGCAAAGCGAATTGCGGTTGTCGGATTATCAGCTAATCCTGACCGTACGTCTTATATGGTTTCAGAAGCGATGCAAAACGCCGGATATGAAATTATTCCTGTGAATCCAAGTGTTGAAGAAGTTTTAGGTGTGAAATCTGTAAAAAGCCTTCAAGAAATTGACGGACATGTCGATATTGTAAATGTATTCAGAAGAAGTGAACATTTACTAGAAGTTGCTAAAGACACAGTAGCGATTAAAGCGGATGTATATTGGGCGCAACTTGGATTAGAAAATGAAGAAGCATATGCGTATTTACAGGAGCATGGGATTAAAACAATTATGGACCGTTGTATAAAAGTTGAACATGCAATGACTAAATAA
- a CDS encoding serine hydrolase, which yields MTKNIEKDFKNTMTKDKTFSGSVIVKEYNKSHQYSKGYAHRSDKRENQTNTRFGIASGCKLFTAIAICQLVQNKKLSFTTKLSDCLHFNFPHYDNEITIHHLLTHTSGIADYFDEEEMDDFEQLWVDTPMYHLRKLTDFLPLFQNKKMKGRVGERFHYNNAGFILLGLVVEQVTQISFTEYVTEHIFKKLNMKDSGYFELDALPENTALGYIVNPDGTWRTNIYSLPVKGGADGGAFVTTEDMVTIWEGLIQHKLLNEKLTQRLLTCHAKDKDGEEDYYGYGVWIKKHRGDIIKYHVMGYDPGVSFHSAFYPNYSVITVVCSNQSEGAYDIAKKLEDLILIENE from the coding sequence ATGACAAAGAATATAGAAAAAGATTTCAAAAATACGATGACCAAAGATAAGACATTTTCCGGTTCAGTCATTGTAAAAGAATACAATAAATCACATCAATATAGTAAAGGTTATGCACATCGTTCAGATAAAAGAGAAAACCAAACAAATACTCGGTTTGGCATTGCATCTGGATGTAAATTATTTACCGCGATTGCCATCTGTCAACTCGTACAAAATAAAAAACTTAGCTTTACAACGAAACTGAGCGATTGTCTCCATTTCAATTTTCCCCATTATGATAACGAAATCACCATCCATCATCTGCTCACACATACGTCTGGTATTGCTGATTATTTTGATGAAGAGGAAATGGATGATTTTGAACAATTATGGGTGGACACGCCGATGTATCACTTGCGAAAGCTAACTGATTTTTTACCTCTTTTTCAAAATAAAAAAATGAAGGGGAGAGTCGGGGAGCGATTCCATTATAATAATGCTGGTTTTATTTTACTTGGATTAGTTGTCGAACAAGTGACACAAATATCTTTTACTGAATATGTCACTGAGCATATCTTTAAAAAACTAAACATGAAAGATTCAGGATATTTTGAATTAGATGCTCTCCCAGAAAACACAGCTCTCGGCTATATCGTCAATCCGGATGGAACATGGCGGACAAATATATATTCACTCCCCGTTAAAGGTGGGGCGGATGGAGGAGCGTTTGTCACAACAGAGGATATGGTTACGATATGGGAAGGTTTAATACAGCATAAATTGTTAAACGAGAAACTAACACAACGTTTGCTTACTTGTCATGCGAAAGATAAAGATGGGGAAGAAGACTATTACGGCTATGGCGTATGGATTAAAAAACATCGTGGTGACATCATCAAGTATCATGTAATGGGCTATGATCCTGGAGTGAGCTTTCATTCGGCATTTTATCCAAATTATTCTGTGATTACCGTTGTTTGTTCGAATCAGTCAGAAGGAGCCTATGATATTGCGAAGAAACTTGAAGATTTGATTTTAATTGAGAATGAATGA